The Candidatus Binatia bacterium sequence GCGTCTGCCTGGCGCAGCAGAGCGGCGGGCTTCCGATCGCTGTCCGGCCAGGTCACCAGGATCTCGTTGAAGGCCAGAATCGACTCGTTGTATTTGCCCTGCGAGAAGTAGGCCTCGCCGATCCAGTACTGAGCCACCGGGACGAGCTTGTCTCTCGGGTTGCGGCTCACGTAGTTTCGCAGCGACTGGACCGAGCGTTGGTAGTCGCCTCGAGAATAGCTCTGCAGCCCCTGCTGGTACTCGCCGTCGTTGCCGCGAGCCATGTCGTTCTGCAGGTTCGACGCGCCCGAGCCCTGAGGCGTGGGCGTAGCACCGGCGGCAGAACCTCCACCGGCACTACCCGGATCCACGCCGGGAGGTGTTCCCGGCGGGGTCGTGGGCTGGCCCGAATAGTCCGTGCCGGTTCCGTAATCGCGCCCGGCCGTGCCGCCCGGAGGCGTGTCCGTGCCCGGAGGATACCCGCCCTGCGCGTACCGATCGGCGGGCTTCCCGTGCGTCGATCCCGACGCGTAACGCGAATCGGCGGAGCGCCCACGAAGTCGAGAGACTTCCGAATTCAGCCGATCGAGGTCGGCCCGTTGATCGGCCAGACGACGGGCCAGCATGCGCTGCTCCCGGCGGATCGACGAGAGATCGACCTGCGAGGCACAGCCGGCGAGCATAGCTGTGGTGCCTACGGCAATCGCGAGCACTGCCGTGCGTGACCTGCCCATGAGGCGTCTATTTGGATCCAGCTTGTCCATCGTTACTCCAGCCCCCCACCCGCTCGGGGGTTCGTTCTAAAATCAGCTCAGGACGACGAGGTGAGTGCGGCGATTCTGCGACCAACAACTCGGCGTCTCGTCCTGGCAGGCCGGAAGTTCCTTGCCGTAGCTGATCGTCGACATCCGCTC is a genomic window containing:
- the ybgF gene encoding tol-pal system protein YbgF — protein: MGRSRTAVLAIAVGTTAMLAGCASQVDLSSIRREQRMLARRLADQRADLDRLNSEVSRLRGRSADSRYASGSTHGKPADRYAQGGYPPGTDTPPGGTAGRDYGTGTDYSGQPTTPPGTPPGVDPGSAGGGSAAGATPTPQGSGASNLQNDMARGNDGEYQQGLQSYSRGDYQRSVQSLRNYVSRNPRDKLVPVAQYWIGEAYFSQGKYNESILAFNEILVTWPDSDRKPAALLRQADAFARTGDKIDARMILQKLIEDHPGSPEAAEAKEQLRVLGG